The following proteins are encoded in a genomic region of Myxococcus virescens:
- a CDS encoding HAD family hydrolase: protein MRPRAVFFDLDDTLIDRAGAFTRYVDTLVSRYLSLLSEARRAEAVLWMHEVDGRGGASRSAFCQQVTKAFPCLGLTPDALWEDMASRLPLLVEEDAGVCDWVASVARSRPVAVVSNGSARVQRTKLARAGLAKVLPDVFLSGEVGASKPDARIFEAALAHVGRSPEEVLHVGDDPERDVVGAARLGMATCWVSHGRPWPSALPPPMFTVECIPSRIDDIAGVLTRWT from the coding sequence ATGCGGCCCCGGGCCGTCTTCTTCGACTTGGATGACACGCTGATTGACCGCGCGGGCGCCTTCACGCGCTACGTGGACACCCTCGTCTCCCGTTACCTGTCGTTGCTCTCCGAGGCTCGGCGTGCCGAAGCCGTGCTCTGGATGCACGAGGTGGATGGGCGTGGCGGCGCGTCCCGGAGCGCGTTCTGCCAGCAGGTGACGAAGGCGTTCCCATGCCTGGGCCTCACGCCAGACGCGCTCTGGGAGGACATGGCGTCGCGCCTGCCTCTGCTCGTCGAGGAGGACGCGGGCGTCTGTGATTGGGTGGCCTCCGTGGCCCGCAGCCGGCCGGTGGCGGTGGTGTCCAATGGTTCGGCGCGGGTGCAGCGCACGAAGCTGGCCCGCGCGGGGCTCGCGAAGGTCCTGCCGGATGTCTTCCTCTCCGGCGAGGTGGGCGCTTCGAAGCCGGATGCCCGCATCTTCGAGGCCGCGCTGGCCCACGTCGGACGTTCGCCGGAAGAGGTACTGCACGTGGGCGACGACCCGGAGCGGGACGTCGTGGGCGCCGCGCGGCTGGGGATGGCTACTTGCTGGGTGTCTCATGGCCGGCCGTGGCCCTCCGCGCTGCCTCCGCCCATGTTCACGGTGGAGTGCATCCCTTCGCGCATCGACGACATCGCCGGAGTGCTCACGCGATGGACATGA